In a genomic window of Gossypium arboreum isolate Shixiya-1 chromosome 9, ASM2569848v2, whole genome shotgun sequence:
- the LOC108454115 gene encoding uncharacterized protein LOC108454115 produces MASLQALYATNLKQSPLQGFLPLSSRYAVAAPMRSTALTRTKTKGQNNQKRSLTVVAAVGDVSADGTNYLIAGAAVVALVGTAFPIFFSRKDTCPECDGAGFVRQAGATLRANAARKDQAQIVCARCNGLGKLNQIDK; encoded by the exons ATGGCATCTTTGCAAGCTTTGTATGCAACAAATCTGAAACAGTCGCCATTGCAAGGGTTTCTTCCACTATCATCCCGTTATGCTGTGGCTGCGCCCATGAGATCGACTGCTTTGACGAGGACCAAGACCAAAGGCCAGAACAACCAAAAGAGATCTCTTACAGTGGTTGCAGCAGTTGGCGATGTATCAGCTGATGGTACCAACTATCTGATTGCTGGTGCAGCCGTTGTTGCTCTGGTTGGAACAGCTTTCCCTATCTTCTTCTCTCGCAAGGACAC ATGTCCTGAATGTGATGGGGCTGGCTTTGTTCGTCAAGCTGGAGCAACATTGAGGGCAAATGCTGCACGAAAGGACCAGGCTCAAATCGTATGCGCTCGTTGTAATGGGCTTGGAAAATTGAACCAAATTGACAAATGA
- the LOC108454301 gene encoding amino acid transporter AVT1D-like, which yields MRRSDKEYYDVEGDDDAFQTDDERVCVNVDNGEDDESTESETGSPSPNSSPNCLQLNHSPSWPQSYRESMDMFKGLRPPSISFPKGNNTTRLRGTNPFGDYQSSDEETSLGKPFISESTLDEEVPATTLPESQQIISVNRSMPSPKQCSFTQALVNGINVLTGIGLLTTPYAVKEGGWLSLTLLLIFGVIACYTGILLKRCLESSPGLLTYPDIGQAAFGITGRLVIAVTLYAELYAACVEYVIIMSENLSTIFPNTSIEFGGIYLNAHQIFAIIGILVVLPTVWLRDLSLLSYLSVGGVGASILVVICLLWVGTVDQVGFPRAGTTLNLANIPISIGIYSFCYSGHSVFPNIYTSMKEPSRFPLVLIASIIFCWFMSTGAAFSGFLIFGDSVESQFTLNMPTKFAASKIAVWTVVIITISKYALTLTPIALSLEELVPETWLTSYGGSIFIRAALVISTLVVALKVPFFAFLMALAGSLLTMLITIIFPCACYLSIRGGGLTNLQRAVCICTAMLGLLIACDGTYSAVIRIAGQN from the exons ATGAGGAGGAGTGATAAGGAATATTATGATGTGGAAGGGGATGATGATGCATTCCAAACAGACGATGAAAGGGTATGCGTTAACGTAGATAATGGTGAGGATGATGAGAGTACAGAATCTGAGACAGGCTCCCCATCTCCTAATTCATCCCCTAATTGCCTTCAACTAAACCATTCACCTTCATGGCCACAAAGCTACAG GGAATCAATGGATATGTTCAAAGGCCTTAGACCTCCGTCCATTAGTTTCCCCAAGGGAAATAACACCACCAGACTAAGAGGCACTAATCCATTTGGCGACTATCAAAGTAGCGATGAAGAGACTTCCCTCGGTAAACCATTCATTTCTGAAAGTACTTTAGATGAAGAAGTGCCGGCCACTACTCTCCCAGAATCGCAGCAAATAATATCTGTCAATAGATCAATGCCATCACCGAAGCAGTGTTCATTTACGCAAGCACTTGTTAATG GAATCAATGTTCTGACCGGCATAGGACTCCTTACAACACCTTATGCTGTTAAAGAAGGAGGGTGGTTGAGCCTCACATTGCTCTTAATATTTGGTGTCATTGCCTGTTATACTGGGATTCTATTAAAAAGATGTTTAGAAAGCTCTCCAGGTCTACTAACATACCCAGATATCGGGCAGGCAGCTTTCGGTATAACCGGTCGCTTAGTTATAGCT GTAACTTTGTATGCAGAATTATAT GCAGCATGCGTGGAGTACGTAATAATCATGAGCGAAAACCTGTCCACGATTTTCCCAAACACCAGCATAGAATTCGGCGGAATATATCTTAACGCTCATCAAATATTTGCTATCATAGGAATTCTCGTTGTTCTCCCAACTGTTTGGCTACGAGACCTTAGTTTGCTGTCATACCTTTCGG TTGGTGGAGTAGGAGCATCAATTTTAGTGGTGATTTGCTTGTTATGGGTTGGGACTGTCGATCAAGTCGGGTTTCCTCGAGCTGGAACCACTCTTAACCTCGCCAATATACCCATTTCAATTGGTATATATAGTTTTTGCTATTCAGGCCATTCGGTTTTCCCAAATATATATACTTCCATGAAAGAACCATCACGTTTTCCACTCGTACTTATAGCCAG CATTATATTTTGTTGGTTCATGTCCACTGGGGCAGCATTCTCAGGTTTTCTGATATTTGGTGACTCAGTTGAATCTCAATTTACATTAAACATGCCAACAAAATTCGCAGCCTCTAAAATCGCTGTCTGGACAGTG GTAATTATAACAATATCAAAGTACGCTTTGACACTCACTCCAATTGCATTGAGTCTAGAAGAACTTGTACCTGAGACATGGTTGACATCTTATGGTGGTTCGATATTTATCAGAGCTGCTTTAGTGATTTCAACTTTAGTTGTTGCACTGAAAGTTCCCTTCTtcg CTTTTCTCATGGCATTGGCTGGATCTTTGCTTACGATgctaatt ACTATTATCTTCCCATGTGCCTGTTATCTCAGCATACGTGGCGGTGGATTAACCAATTTACAA AGGGCAGTCTGCATTTGCACTGCTATGCTGGGATTGTTGATTGCTTGTGATGGCACATATTCAGCGGTCATAAGAATAGCTGGCCAAAATTGA
- the LOC108454302 gene encoding aspartic proteinase PCS1, with protein MKSYIISNSKSNPFLKTLYLQIFLFFLLIQIRSCFSSSPTPFIFPLKTQILRSPSKLQFQHNVSLIVSLTVGTPPQNVSMVLDTGSELSWLHCNQTTRDNQPDPTIFNPNQSTSYKPIPCFSPTCVNKTQDFPIPPSCDSDNLCHATLSYADASSSDGNLASDTFHLGSSGNISGLVFGCMDSIFSSNADEESKTTGLMGMNRGSLSFVSQMGFPKFSYCISGSDLSGLLLLGDSNVTWLTPLNYTPLVQISRPLPYFDRVAYTVQLQGIKVSGKLLPIPKSVLVPDHTGAGQTMVDSGTQFTFLLGPVYNILRREFLNQTAGVLRVLEDPNFVFQGAMDLCYRVPLGKTRLPNLPSVSLVFTGAEMVVSGDRVLYRVPGEIRGNDSVWCMSFGNSDLLGVEAYVIGHHHQQNVWIEFDLEKSRIGLAHVRCDLARQRFGVGL; from the coding sequence ATGAAATCTTACATCATCTCCAAttctaagtctaacccatttctCAAAACCCTATACCTTCAAATTTTCTTGTTTTTTCTTCTTATTCAGATTCGTTCTTGTTTTTCTTCTTCACCAACACCCTTCATTTTCCCCCTTAAAACTCAAATCCTAAGATCTCCGAGCAAGCTTCAGTTTCAGCACAACGTTAGCCTCATTGTCTCATTAACAGTAGGCACTCCACCGCAAAATGTTTCCATGGTTCTTGACACCGGAAGCGAGCTCTCTTGGCTCCATTGCAACCAAACAACCCGAGACAACCAACCAGACCCGACAATATTCAACCCGAATCAATCAACCTCGTACAAACCTATCCCTTGTTTTTCTCCGACGTGCGTAAACAAAACCCAGGATTTTCCAATCCCACCTTCATGCGACTCCGACAACCTTTGCCACGCAACTCTTTCCTACGCCGACGCTTCATCTTCCGATGGAAATCTCGCCTCCGATACCTTCCATCTCGGGTCATCTGGCAATATCTCGGGCCTTGTTTTCGGTTGCATGGACTCCATTTTCAGCTCTAACGCCGACGAAGAGTCCAAAACCACCGGGTTAATGGGCATGAACCGTGGGTCCCTCTCTTTTGTTTCCCAAATGGGATTCCCCAAATTCTCGTATTGCATCTCGGGTTCCGATTTGTCGGGTCTCCTCTTACTCGGTGACTCCAATGTCACGTGGCTTACACCTTTGAACTACACGCCGTTGGTCCAAATTTCCCGACCGTTGCCGTATTTTGATCGGGTGGCTTACACGGTTCAGCTGCAAGGGATCAAAGTATCGGGTAAGTTATTACCGATTCCGAAATCGGTTCTAGTTCCGGATCATACTGGGGCAGGTCAAACCATGGTTGACTCGGGTACCCAATTCACTTTCTTACTGGGACCCGTTTATAACATTTTAAGAAGAGAGTTTTTGAATCAAACGGCTGGGGTTTTAAGGGTTTTGGAGGATCCGAATTTTGTGTTCCAAGGAGCAATGGATTTGTGTTACCGGGTACCACTGGGTAAAACCCGGCTACCAAATTTGCCGTCGGTGAGTTTGGTATTTACCGGGGCGGAAATGGTGGTGTCGGGTGATCGGGTTTTGTATAGGGTTCCGGGTGAAATAAGGGGGAATGATTCGGTGTGGTGCATGAGTTTTGGGAATTCTGATCTGTTGGGTGTGGAGGCTTATGTGATTgggcatcatcatcaacaaaaCGTGTGGATAGAATTTGATCTTGAGAAGTCAAGGATCGGATTGGCTCATGTACGGTGTGATTTGGCGAGGCAGAGATTTGGTGTGGGCCTCTAG
- the LOC108454300 gene encoding laccase-17-like encodes MVSLVLTSSDILRALFLALSVVWLLSDLAFAKHAGITRHYKFDIKMQSVTRLCQTKNIVTVNGQFPGPRIIAREGDRLLIKVVNHVKYNVTIHWHGIRQIRSGWADGPAYVTQCPIQTRQSYVYNFTLTGQRGTLFWHAHISWLRATLYGPIVILPKKHASYPFPHPYKEVPVVFGEWWKADTETIINQAMATGGAPNISDAFTINGLPGPSHNCSAKDTFKLKVKAGKTYLLRLVNAALNDELFFRVANHTLTVVEADAVYVKPFKTDIVLITPGQTTNVLLRAKSKTPSAKFAMSARPYATGPATFDNTTTIGILEYEKSASASKSNHKNSPLLKAKLPQFNDSSYAMKFQRKFRSLATAKFPAKVPKNVDRRFFFTVGLGILPCSKNQTCQGPNNTRPAAAVNNVSFVQPNIALLQAHFFNKSKGVYTTNFPTNPPFKFNYTGTPPKNIMLSSGTKVVALAFNTSVELVMQDTSILGAESHPLHLHGFNFFVLGQGVGNFDPKKDPAKFNLVDPAERNTIGVPAGGWVAIRFLADNPGVWFMHCHLEVHTSWGLKMAWVVNDGKGRKQKLPPPPADLPKC; translated from the exons ATGGTTTCACTTGTTCTTACATCATCCGACATTTTAAGGGCTTTGTTCCTAGCATTGTCTGTTGTCTGGTTATTATCTGATTTGGCATTTGCAAAACATGCAGGCATTACCAGGCACTACAAGTTTGAT ATTAAGATGCAAAGTGTGACAAGGTTGTGCCAAACGAAGAACATCGTGACAGTAAATGGCCAATTCCCAGGGCCTCGGATAATAGCACGGGAAGGTGATCGCCTTTTGATCAAGGTGGTTAACCATGTTAAATACAATGTCACAATTCACTG GCATGGAATCCGGCAGATAAGGAGTGGATGGGCTGATGGACCTGCCTATGTCACACAGTGTCCGATTCAGACACGGCAATCCTATGTATACAATTTCACTCTTACCGGCCAAAGAGGGACCTTATTTTGGCATGCTCACATCTCTTGGCTAAGAGCTACTCTTTATGGACCTATTGTCATCCTCCCCAAAAAGCATGCTTCTTATCCATTTCCCCACCCCTACAAAGAAGTTCCCGTCGTTTTCG GGGAGTGGTGGAAAGCTGATACCgaaacaattatcaaccaggcaATGGCAACCGGAGGAGCACCAAATATCTCGGATGCCTTCACCATTAACGGTCTCCCGGGGCCTTCTCACAACTGCTCAGCAAAAG ATACATTCAAGCTTAAGGTGAAGGCCGGTAAAACTTATCTTCTCCGTCTCGTCAATGCTGCACTCAACGACGAGCTGTTTTTCAGAGTCGCAAACCACACCCTTACCGTTGTAGAAGCCGATGCAGTGTACGTCAAACCCTTCAAAACGGATATTGTGCTTATCACTCCAGGGCAAACTACAAATGTCCTTCTGAGGGCCAAGTCCAAGACCCCAAGTGCCAAGTTTGCAATGTCAGCTAGGCCTTATGCCACGGGTCCTGCCACTTTCGACAATACCACTACAATTGGAATTCTGGAATATGAGAAATCTGCTTCAGCCTCTAAATCCAATCACAAGAACTCGCCACTGCTAAAAGCAAAACTTCCACAATTCAATGACTCCAGCTATGCTATGAAGTTCCAGCGTAAATTCCGCAGTCTTGCCACTGCTAAATTCCCGGCAAAGGTCCCGAAAAATGTTGATAGACGGTTCTTCTTCACGGTGGGGCTAGGGATACTCCCTTGCTCAAAAAACCAAACATGCCAAGGTCCCAACAACACCAGGCCAGCAGCAGCAGTTAACAATGTCTCATTTGTGCAACCAAATATTGCTCTTCTCCAAGCTCACTTCTTTAATAAATCAAAGGGTGTTTACACCACAAACTTCCCTACCAACCCACCTTTCAAATTCAACTACACAGGCACACCACCCAAAAACATAATGTTGAGCAGTGGCACCAAGGTGGTGGCGCTAGCTTTTAACACTAGCGTGGAGTTGGTGATGCAGGATACTAGCATCCTTGGTGCAGAAAGCCACCCTTTACATCTTCATGGCTTCAACTTCTTTGTTTTGGGTCAAGGTGTTGGAAACTTTGATCCTAAAAAGGATCCGGCCAAGTTCAATCTCGTCGACCCTGCGGAGAGGAACACGATAGGTGTACCAGCTGGTGGGTGGGTTGCCATTCGGTTCCTTGCAGACAACCCAG GCGTTTGGTTTATGCACTGCCATTTGGAAGTACACACAAGCTGGGGCTTGAAGATGGCTTGGGTGGTCAACGACGGAAAAGGGCGCAAACAGAAGCTACCACCTCCGCCTGCCGATCTTCCTAAATGCTGA